One segment of Streptomyces sp. NBC_00576 DNA contains the following:
- a CDS encoding UTP--glucose-1-phosphate uridylyltransferase, which translates to MATIRRAVIPAAGLGSRLLPLTKATPKEMLPVGDKPVIEHTVRELVASGITDITIVVSGGKGLIQDHFRPNPGLVDQLRADGKAAYADAVEEVGELSRLGHITYLDQHGPYGNGTPVLNAARNFGDEPMLVLWPDDVFVAEVPRAQQLIKAYEATNSPVLALMPMDPGDSQRYGVPVVKEDLDDGLLRITGLVEKPRPQDAPSGYAAIGGYVITPGIIDELRDQTKRWYDHRTGEVYLTDAINAYAASRAVYGQVIHGRWYDTGNPLAYLTAQFAAALNHPEYGPHLRRLAKELEDEATGGAE; encoded by the coding sequence ATGGCCACGATTCGCAGGGCAGTCATTCCCGCAGCCGGACTGGGGTCCCGGCTGCTGCCGCTCACCAAGGCGACACCGAAGGAGATGCTGCCCGTTGGTGACAAACCGGTCATCGAGCACACCGTCCGGGAGCTCGTGGCCTCCGGCATCACCGACATCACCATCGTGGTGTCCGGCGGAAAGGGCCTGATCCAGGACCACTTCCGGCCCAACCCCGGCCTCGTCGACCAACTGCGGGCCGATGGCAAGGCCGCCTACGCGGACGCCGTCGAGGAGGTCGGCGAGCTGTCCCGGCTCGGCCACATCACCTACCTCGACCAGCACGGCCCGTACGGCAACGGCACCCCGGTCCTCAACGCCGCCCGCAACTTCGGCGACGAGCCGATGCTCGTGCTGTGGCCCGACGACGTGTTCGTCGCCGAGGTCCCGCGGGCCCAGCAGCTGATCAAGGCGTACGAGGCGACCAACTCCCCGGTCCTCGCGTTGATGCCGATGGACCCGGGCGACTCGCAGCGCTACGGCGTCCCCGTCGTCAAGGAGGACCTCGACGACGGTCTGCTCCGCATCACCGGCCTGGTCGAGAAGCCCCGCCCGCAGGACGCGCCCTCCGGGTACGCGGCCATCGGCGGCTACGTCATCACGCCCGGCATCATCGACGAACTACGCGACCAGACCAAGCGCTGGTACGACCATCGCACCGGCGAGGTCTACCTCACCGACGCCATCAATGCCTACGCCGCCAGCCGGGCCGTCTACGGCCAGGTGATCCACGGCCGCTGGTACGACACCGGCAACCCGCTCGCCTACCTCACTGCTCAGTTCGCGGCAGCGCTCAACCACCCGGAGTACGGGCCGCATCTGCGCCGCCTGGCGAAGGAGCTGGAGGACGAGGCGACCGGCGGAGCCGAGTGA
- a CDS encoding MDR family MFS transporter, which produces MRLSPLLRLLILTQLAFNVGFFAVLPFLSEHLGQGIGMAGWLVGFVLGLRTFSQQGLFVVGGALADRYGIRPVVLAGCALRIAGFAWLGYADSTATVIGAVLLIGFAAALFSPAVESEVARQAVVWEETGNGSRTRILALFTVAGQAGAFVGPLLGGLLLSVDFRVVCLAGAGIFVLVLAGHAWLLPQHIPGRERIRAKGGVRTLLSNRRFLALCSAYGAYLLAYNQLYLALPAEVERATGSQTALAWLFALSSLLVVTAQLPVTRWVGDRLAMRRSMVAGMLLISAGFAVVALARPAGWTGIVGLLPAAGFVVLLTFGQMLVAPVARAWVPDLAEEGRLGLYTGALSSVSGLIVLVGSSLTGTLLDTGLPAMTPWLVLAAVPLVAIAVLPRRA; this is translated from the coding sequence ATGCGGCTCTCACCGTTGCTGCGGCTGCTGATCCTGACCCAACTCGCCTTCAACGTCGGCTTCTTCGCCGTGCTGCCCTTCCTCTCCGAGCACCTGGGGCAGGGCATCGGCATGGCGGGATGGCTCGTCGGGTTCGTCCTCGGCCTGCGGACCTTCAGCCAGCAGGGGCTGTTCGTGGTGGGCGGCGCGCTCGCCGACCGGTACGGCATCCGGCCGGTGGTGCTCGCGGGCTGCGCCCTGCGCATCGCCGGCTTCGCCTGGCTCGGCTACGCCGACTCGACCGCGACCGTCATCGGCGCCGTCCTTCTCATCGGCTTCGCCGCCGCGCTGTTCTCGCCCGCCGTCGAGTCCGAGGTGGCCCGGCAGGCGGTGGTCTGGGAGGAGACAGGCAACGGCTCGCGCACCCGGATCCTCGCGCTGTTCACCGTCGCCGGACAGGCGGGCGCCTTCGTAGGGCCGTTGCTGGGCGGACTGCTGCTGTCCGTCGACTTCCGGGTGGTGTGCCTCGCGGGCGCCGGAATCTTCGTACTCGTCCTCGCCGGGCACGCCTGGCTGCTCCCGCAGCACATACCCGGCCGGGAGCGCATCCGCGCGAAAGGGGGCGTGCGCACCCTGCTGAGCAACCGGCGATTTCTCGCACTTTGCTCCGCGTACGGCGCCTATCTGCTCGCGTACAACCAGCTGTATCTGGCGCTTCCCGCCGAGGTGGAGCGCGCGACCGGCTCACAGACCGCGCTGGCCTGGCTGTTCGCCCTGTCCTCGCTGCTCGTCGTGACCGCTCAACTGCCGGTCACCCGCTGGGTCGGCGACCGGCTCGCCATGCGCCGCTCGATGGTCGCCGGGATGCTGCTGATCTCCGCCGGGTTCGCTGTCGTGGCCCTGGCCAGGCCCGCAGGGTGGACCGGCATCGTCGGGCTGCTGCCCGCCGCCGGCTTCGTGGTCCTGCTCACCTTCGGCCAGATGCTGGTCGCGCCGGTGGCCCGCGCCTGGGTGCCCGACCTCGCCGAAGAGGGCCGGCTCGGCCTCTACACCGGCGCCCTGTCGTCGGTTTCCGGCCTGATCGTGCTGGTCGGCAGCTCGCTGACCGGCACCCTTCTCGACACCGGACTGCCCGCGATGACGCCCTGGCTGGTGCTGGCCGCCGTACCCCTCGTGGCGATCGCCGTACTGCCGCGCCGGGCCTGA
- a CDS encoding ABC transporter permease subunit produces MRGRVGTLLWRALLAALLVCGIGLLPWLTRTDPALTVLKARSAEREATPAVLADIRDQLGLDAEPLRLLGDWLGGLPRGDAGRSWISGAEVMPGVLQALGASLLLMAVALTIAFLVAALVCARTLWSGGRRCGGGSGSAMVSALPEFLTASVLATVVGVQLGWLPALGWYGLQWTILPALALGLPAGALLGRLLDDLLPGAFAEPWALAAAARGIPARRIASQAVRRALPALLPNAGLFVVGLTGGSVAVEQIFDIPGLGRTALQAAVAQDLPVLQASTLVLVLLASLAAGATRVAARLLIGPALRDGGLSSLHRPAPPARRTPPLLYAGVLLGVVALGLPRDPLALDTRARLQPPSWAHPFGTDALGRDVLARVGHGALDTLLLASAISAAALLIGVVLGLAPRLSGPLVDTVNAIPPVLAALLVTAVVGSGGATPALAVTAVAWAPLAAHTAALLRQERATLHVTVTRGLGADRWYVLRHELLPAALPPVTRHALLRLPGVALALAALGFLGLGAQPPSPEWGLLLAENQPYAERAPWAVLAPAAVLALLGALAVTAAGLTVRRRRKTVRAAQPLPKARELAVQ; encoded by the coding sequence GTGCGAGGACGTGTGGGCACGCTCCTGTGGCGTGCCCTGCTCGCAGCGCTGCTCGTGTGCGGGATCGGCCTGCTGCCCTGGCTGACCCGCACCGACCCGGCGCTCACCGTGCTCAAGGCCCGGTCGGCGGAGCGCGAGGCCACCCCGGCCGTGCTGGCCGACATCCGGGACCAACTCGGCCTGGACGCCGAGCCGTTGCGGCTGCTCGGGGACTGGCTCGGCGGGCTGCCGCGCGGCGACGCCGGGCGGTCCTGGATCTCCGGGGCCGAGGTCATGCCCGGAGTCCTGCAGGCGCTCGGCGCCTCGCTGCTGCTGATGGCCGTGGCGCTGACCATCGCCTTTCTCGTCGCCGCGCTGGTGTGTGCCCGGACGCTGTGGAGCGGCGGGCGGCGGTGCGGCGGTGGCAGCGGGTCGGCGATGGTCTCCGCGCTGCCCGAGTTCCTCACCGCGTCCGTGCTGGCCACCGTCGTCGGCGTCCAGCTCGGCTGGCTGCCCGCCCTCGGCTGGTACGGACTCCAGTGGACGATCCTGCCCGCGCTCGCCCTCGGCCTGCCCGCCGGAGCGCTGCTCGGACGCCTCCTCGACGACCTGCTGCCCGGCGCCTTCGCCGAACCCTGGGCCCTGGCCGCCGCCGCACGCGGCATCCCCGCCCGGCGCATCGCGAGCCAGGCCGTGCGGCGCGCTCTGCCCGCACTGCTCCCCAACGCCGGGCTGTTCGTCGTCGGACTGACCGGCGGCTCGGTCGCCGTCGAGCAGATCTTCGACATCCCCGGCCTCGGCCGCACCGCCCTCCAGGCAGCCGTCGCCCAGGACCTGCCCGTCCTCCAGGCGAGCACCCTCGTCCTCGTCCTGCTCGCGTCCCTCGCCGCGGGCGCGACCCGGGTCGCCGCCCGCCTGCTCATCGGCCCCGCCCTGCGCGACGGCGGCCTTTCCTCCCTGCACCGGCCCGCACCGCCCGCCCGCCGCACCCCGCCCCTGCTGTACGCCGGTGTGCTGCTCGGCGTCGTCGCCCTCGGGCTGCCGCGTGACCCGCTCGCGCTGGACACCAGGGCCCGGCTCCAACCCCCGTCCTGGGCACACCCGTTCGGCACGGACGCGCTCGGCCGAGACGTTCTCGCCCGCGTCGGACACGGCGCCCTCGACACGCTGCTGCTCGCCTCCGCGATCAGTGCCGCCGCCCTGCTGATCGGGGTGGTGCTCGGGCTGGCGCCCCGGCTGTCGGGACCACTCGTCGACACGGTCAACGCGATACCTCCGGTACTCGCCGCGCTGCTCGTCACGGCGGTAGTGGGCAGCGGCGGGGCCACCCCCGCGCTCGCCGTGACCGCCGTCGCGTGGGCGCCGCTGGCCGCGCACACCGCCGCCCTGCTGCGCCAGGAACGGGCCACCCTCCATGTCACGGTCACCCGCGGTCTGGGCGCCGACCGCTGGTACGTCCTGCGCCATGAACTCCTGCCCGCCGCGCTGCCCCCGGTGACCCGACACGCCCTGCTGCGGCTGCCCGGTGTCGCCCTAGCCCTGGCCGCCCTCGGCTTCCTCGGCCTCGGCGCCCAACCACCGTCCCCGGAATGGGGGTTGCTCCTCGCCGAGAACCAGCCGTACGCCGAACGCGCCCCCTGGGCGGTCCTCGCCCCCGCCGCCGTACTCGCCCTGCTCGGCGCCCTGGCCGTCACCGCCGCAGGCCTTACGGTCCGGCGGCGGCGGAAGACGGTGCGAGCGGCCCAACCACTCCCAAAGGCACGAGAGTTGGCCGTCCAGTGA